In the genome of Notamacropus eugenii isolate mMacEug1 chromosome 5, mMacEug1.pri_v2, whole genome shotgun sequence, one region contains:
- the LOC140508696 gene encoding olfactory receptor 52H1-like gives MGTFNLSSYNPIYFTLVGIPGLEKFHIWITIHFCAIYLVAIAGNSLLLYLIVTEHSLHEPMFLFLSMLAQTDLILSSTTVPKLLSNLWFGEKKITFSGCLTQVFFLHFSSAIDSATLMAMAYDRYVAICSPLKYATILTHQVIIKIMMGIIVRSFCVIFPVVFLLKRLPFCRTLVIPHTYCEHIGVARLSCADISINIWYGIAVPITTVVSDIVLIVVSYTLILSVVFRLPSHGARQKALGTYGSHICVILMFYTPAFFSILVHHFGHKVPRHILILFANFYVVIPPTLNPIVYGVKTKQIREKILLLFSPKGTQ, from the coding sequence ATGGGCACATTCAACCTAAGCAGCTACAACCCCATCTACTTTACCCTTGTGGGGATCCCAGGGCTTGAGAAGTTCCACATCTGGATCACAATTCATTTCTGTGCTATCTACCTTGTGGCCATTGCAGGTAACTCTCTCCTGCTGTACCTCATTGTCACAGAGCACAGCCTCCATGAGCCCatgttccttttcctctccatgctGGCCCAAACAGACCTGATTCTGTCATCTACCACGGTGCCCAAATTGCTCAGTAACCTTTGGTTTGGTgagaagaaaataaccttctcaGGCTGCCTCACCCAGGTGTTCTTCCTCCATTTCAGCTCTGCTATCGATTCTGCCACCTTAATGGCCATGGCATATGACCGCTATGTGGCCATATGTTCCCCACTGAAATATGCCACCATCCTGACTCACCAAGTCATCATCAAGATTATGATGGGAATTATTGTCAGGAGTTTCTGTGTGATCTTTCCAGTTGTTTTCTTGCTAAAGCGACTGCCCTTTTGCCGAACACTTGTCATCCCCCATACATATTGTGAACACATAGGTGTGGCCCGGCTCTCCTGTGCTGACATCTCCATCAACATCTGGTATGGTATTGCTGTTCCCATTACAACTGTAGTATCTGACATTGTGCTTATTGTTGTCTCTTATACCCTCATACTGAGTGTTGTCTTCCGCCTTCCTTCTCATGGTGCTCGCCAGAAGGCTCTTGGAACCTATGGGTCTCACATCTGTGTCATTCTCATGTTCTATACTCCAGCTTTCTTCTCCATTCTTGTTCATCACTTTGGACACAAAGTTCCTCGTCATATCCTCATCCTATTTGCCAACTTTTATGTTGTCATTCCTCCAACTCTCAACCCCATTGTCTATGGAGT